One Triticum dicoccoides isolate Atlit2015 ecotype Zavitan chromosome 5B, WEW_v2.0, whole genome shotgun sequence genomic window carries:
- the LOC119312345 gene encoding DEAD-box ATP-dependent RNA helicase 37-like: protein MRSSWADSVANAEESAPATGAAPAPVANHQNSRPTRSSYVPPHLRGGGRSPENQVPAAAPTPAGAYPSGAVQPAGGYAAAVGGTRWAAPPGAPSAGVGVVRQGGGGRGAVGGGGGGWNSRPGGWGDRRDREPNPFGDSEPAAVDVDFESQQNTGINFDAYEDIPVETSGHDVPAAVNTFAEIDLGDALNENIRRCKYVRPTPVQRHAIPIVIGGRDLMACAQTGSGKTAAFCFPIISGILKSRPPQRPRARTAFPLALILSPTRELSVQIHEEAKKFAYQTGVKACVAYGGAPIHQQLRELERGVDILVATPGRLMDLLERARVSLQMVNYLALDEADRMLDMGFEPQIRKIVEQMDMPPRGVRQTMLFSATFPKEIQRLASDFLADYIFLAVGRVGSSTDLIAQRVEFVLEADKRSYLMDLIHAQKANDVPGKNSLTLVFVETKRGADALENWLYTNGFPATSIHGDRTQQEREYALRSFKSGATPILVATDVAARGLDIPDVAHVINFDLPNDIDDYVHRIGRTGRAGKSGLATAFFNEGNMSLARPLCELMQEANQEVPQWLERYSARSSFGGGGGGRNRRSGGGGGARFGGRDFRRDTRGGGGGGGYGGGGGYGGGGGYGGGASSSWD, encoded by the exons ATGCGATCTTCATGGGCTGATTCAGTTGCGAACGCCGAGGAATCGGCGCCCGCGACTGGTGCTGCTCCCGCCCCTGTTGCCAATCACCAGAACTCGCGTCCCACTCGCAGCTCTTACGTCCCTCCTCACCTCCGTGGTGGTGGCCGCTCACCAGAGAACCAAGTGCCAGCTGCAGCTCCAACACCAGCTGGCGCATACCCCTCAGGTGCTGTGCAGCCTGCTGGTGGGTACGCAGCCGCTGTTGGTGGCACTCGCTGGGCTGCCCCTCCTGGTGCTCCTAGCGCTGGCGTAGGTGTTGTCCGCCAGGGTGGTGGTGGACGTGGTGCTgttggtggcggcggtggtggctggAACTCCCGCCCTGGTGGGTGGGGGGACCGCAGGGACCGTGAACCAAACCCTTTTGGCGATAGTGAGCCGGCGGCTGTTGATGTTGACTTTGAGAGTCAACAGAACACAGGTATCAATTTTGATGCCTATGAGGACATTCCTGTGGAGACAAGTGGCCACGATGTGCCTGCAGCAGTCAACACGTTTGCAGAGATTGACTTGGGTGATGCACTGAATGAGAATATACGGAGGTGCAAGTATGTGAGGCCTACACCTGTGCAGCGGCATGCCATTCCGATTGTCATTGGAGGCAGGGATCTGATGGCCTGCGCTCAGACTGGGTCTGGGAAGACAGCTGCTTTTTGTTTCCCGATCATCAGTGGGATCCTTAAGTCAAGGCCACCACAGAGGCCTAGAGCTAGGACTGCATTTCCTCTTGCTCTGATATTATCTCCTACTCGCGAGCTATCCGTCCAA ATTCATGAAGAAGCAAAGAAATTTGCATACCAGACTGGTGTTAAGGCTTGTGTTGCATATGGTGGAGCACCAATTCATCAGCAG TTGAGAGAACTGGAAAGAGGTGTTGATATACTAGTGGCAACTCCTGGTCGTTTGATGGATCTGCTGGAGAGAGCTAGAGTATCACTGCAAATGGTGAATTACTTGGCTCTTGATGAAGCTGACCGGATGCTCGATATGGGGTTTGAGCCAcagatacgcaagattgttgagcagATGGACATGCCCCCTCGTGGTGTGAGACAGACCATGCTGTTCAGTGCTACTTTTCCAAAGGAGATACAa CGCCTGGCATCAGATTTCCTTGCAGACTACATCTTCCTTGCTGTTGGAAGAGTTGGTTCAAGTACCGATTTGATTGCTCAAAGGGTGGAGTTTGTCCTTGAAGCGGATAAGAGAAGTTACCTCATGGACCTTATTCATGCGCAGAAGGCTAATGATGTTCCTGGAAAG AATTCTCTTACTTTGGTCTTCGTGGAGACAAAGAGGGGTGCTGATGCTCTGGAGAACTGGCTGTATACAAATGGGTTCCCTGCGACAAGTATTCATGGAGATCGTACACAACAG GAAAGGGAGTATGCGCTGAGATCCTTCAAGAGTGGAGCAACTCCCATCCTGGTTGCAACTGACGTTGCTGCTCGTGGGCTTGACATACCAGATGTCGCCCACGTCATCAATTTTGATCTGCCAAATGACATAGATGACTATGTTCACCGCATTGGGAGAACTGGAAGAGCTGGGAAGTCTGGTTTGGCAACTGCATTTTTCAATGAGGGTAACATGTCACTGGCCAGGCCGTTATGCGAACTGATGCAGGAAGCCAATCAGGAGGTTCCTCAGTGGCTGGAGCGCTATTCTGCCCGTTCCTCGtttggaggcggcggaggaggcagaAACCGCAGGTCAGGAGGTGGTGGCGGTGCTCGATTTGGTGGACGTGACTTCCGTCGCGACACGAGGggcggtggaggaggtggtggCTACGGCGGTGGTGGCGGTTACGGTGGTGGTGGAGGTTATGGTGGAGGCGCGTCTAGCTCGTGGGACTGA
- the LOC119312350 gene encoding dehydration-responsive element-binding protein 2A-like has translation MAPKKTPKGKSGFFGVKQKPSGNWGVEFSDAGRRWWVGTYPSAHEAARAYDVTVWRAGRPREHLNFPEIESRVEAEMLVPQGIKMKEITTKKPSVVVNAGETDEEAMARFAREHPEYVQAELEHYWKREAEQKKKEDEAGPSTVIPIESSSEEDWADFSEEEEEEEEEEEEEEGCDDVEKDEFWEQFRNSDDEE, from the coding sequence atggcgccgaagaagacgcCGAAGGGCAAGTCGGGCTTCTTCGGCGTGAAGCAGAAGCCCTCCGGTAACTGGGGAGTGGAGTTCTCCGATGCCGGGAGGCGTTGGTGGGTCGGCACGTACCCCTCCGCCCATGAGGCCGCGCGTGCCTACGACGTGACGGTGTGGCGTGCCGGGAGGCCTCGGGAGCACCTCAACTTCCCAGAGATCGAGAGTCGGGTGGAAGCGGAGATGCTTGTGCCGCagggcatcaagatgaaggagATCACGACGAAGAAGCCGTCGGTTGTCGTCAATGCCGGCGAGACCGACGAGGAGGCGATGGCAAGGTTTGCTCGGGAGCATCCGGAGTACGTCCAGGCCGAGCTGGAGCACTACTGGAAGCGTGAggcggagcaaaagaagaaggaggacGAGGCCGGTCCCTCGACGGTGATCCCCATCGAGTCCTCTTCCGAGGAGGACTGGGCAGActtctcggaggaggaggaggaggaggaggaggaggaggaggaggaggaggggtgcgACGACGTGGAGAAGGACGAGTTCTGGGAGCAGTTCCGCAACTCCGACGATGAGGAGTAG
- the LOC119312349 gene encoding probable lactoylglutathione lyase, chloroplastic isoform X1 has product MRVCRGAVACAALMLLSTAAALRSDPIRPSTSGAPKLRASADAAHANATFRSKEEAFAWAKKDHRRLLHVVYRVGDIDRTIKFYTECLGMKLLRKRDIPEEKYTNAFLGYGREDAHFVVELTYNYGVDKYDIGAGFGHFGIATDDVAKTVEIIRAKGGKVTGEYGTVKGGKTVIAFTEDPDGYKFEILERPGTREPLCQVMLRVGDLDRSISFYEKAYGMELLRKRDNPRNKYTVAVMGYGPEDRNAVLELTYKYGIAKYDKGKAYGQMR; this is encoded by the exons ATGAGGGTCTGCCGTGGCGCCGTCGCGTGCGCCGCCCTCATGCTCCTCTCCACCGCTGCAG CGCTGCGGTCCGACCCGATCAGGCCGAGCACGAGCGGCGCGCCCAAGCTCCGCGCCTCCGCGGACGCCGCGCATGCTAATGCCACCTTCCGTAGCAAAGAGGAGGCCTTCGCCTGGGCCAAGAAGGACCACCGGAGGCTCCTCCACGTCGTCTACCGCGTCGGCGACATCGACAGGACCATCAA GTTCTATACAGAGTGCCTGGGCATGAAGCTGCTGAGGAAGCGCGACATACCAGAAGAGAAGTACACCAATGCCTTCCTCGGATACGGCCGCGAGGACGCCCATTTCGTTGTCGAGCTCACCTACA ACTACGGGGTTGACAAGTATGATATTGGGGCGGGGTTCGGTCATTTCGGCATCGCAACCGATGAT GTGGCCAAAACGGTTGAAATCATAAGAGCAAAGGGAGGCAAGGTGACAGGGGAGTATGGCACTGTCAAGGGTGGCAAGACCGTGATCGCGTTCACCGAAGACCCTGACGGCTACAAGTTTGAGATCCTTGAGAGGCCAGGGACTCGAGAGCCACTATGCCAGGTGATGCTTCGTGTCGGCGACCTCGACCGATCCATAAGCTTCTACGAGAAG GCTTATGGTATGGAACTACTCCGGAAGCGAGACAACCCTAGAAACAAG TATACAGTGGCGGTGATGGGGTACGGGCCCGAAGACCGGAATGCGGTTCTGGAACTGACCTACAAGTATGGCATTGCTAAATATGACAAGGGGAAGGCCTATGGTCAG ATGCGATAG
- the LOC119312349 gene encoding probable lactoylglutathione lyase, chloroplastic isoform X2: MRVCRGAVACAALMLLSTAAALRSDPIRPSTSGAPKLRASADAAHANATFRSKEEAFAWAKKDHRRLLHVVYRVGDIDRTIKFYTECLGMKLLRKRDIPEEKYTNAFLGYGREDAHFVVELTYNYGVDKYDIGAGFGHFGIATDDVAKTVEIIRAKGGKVTGEYGTVKGGKTVIAFTEDPDGYKFEILERPGTREPLCQAYGMELLRKRDNPRNKYTVAVMGYGPEDRNAVLELTYKYGIAKYDKGKAYGQMR; the protein is encoded by the exons ATGAGGGTCTGCCGTGGCGCCGTCGCGTGCGCCGCCCTCATGCTCCTCTCCACCGCTGCAG CGCTGCGGTCCGACCCGATCAGGCCGAGCACGAGCGGCGCGCCCAAGCTCCGCGCCTCCGCGGACGCCGCGCATGCTAATGCCACCTTCCGTAGCAAAGAGGAGGCCTTCGCCTGGGCCAAGAAGGACCACCGGAGGCTCCTCCACGTCGTCTACCGCGTCGGCGACATCGACAGGACCATCAA GTTCTATACAGAGTGCCTGGGCATGAAGCTGCTGAGGAAGCGCGACATACCAGAAGAGAAGTACACCAATGCCTTCCTCGGATACGGCCGCGAGGACGCCCATTTCGTTGTCGAGCTCACCTACA ACTACGGGGTTGACAAGTATGATATTGGGGCGGGGTTCGGTCATTTCGGCATCGCAACCGATGAT GTGGCCAAAACGGTTGAAATCATAAGAGCAAAGGGAGGCAAGGTGACAGGGGAGTATGGCACTGTCAAGGGTGGCAAGACCGTGATCGCGTTCACCGAAGACCCTGACGGCTACAAGTTTGAGATCCTTGAGAGGCCAGGGACTCGAGAGCCACTATGCCAG GCTTATGGTATGGAACTACTCCGGAAGCGAGACAACCCTAGAAACAAG TATACAGTGGCGGTGATGGGGTACGGGCCCGAAGACCGGAATGCGGTTCTGGAACTGACCTACAAGTATGGCATTGCTAAATATGACAAGGGGAAGGCCTATGGTCAG ATGCGATAG